Genomic window (Arthrobacter sp. StoSoilA2):
TGTCATGCAGCGCAAAAGCATCGGCGCCGGACAAGGGAACCCCTGCAGCCTTCGATTCGGCCACCGCATCCTCCAGGCGGGCTGTACCCGAGGCAATGGTGCGCAGGAACGCCTTTTCCTCGGCGTAAGCGATACGGCTGATGCGCGCGAAGTCCGTCTCCACTACCGGGTAGACACCCTTCATGGCGTCACGGGAAGCAGGAAGAAGGTCCGGCAGGCAAGCCTTCTCGACACCGAGCAGGCGCATCGCACGGACGGCCCGGCGGATCAGCCGGCGCAGGACATAGCCTCGGCCTTCGTTCGAAGGTGCTACTCCGTCAGCAATGAGCATCAGGGCCGAGCGGATGTGGTCGGCAACAACGCGCATCCGGACGTCGTCAGTGTGGTGGGGGTCATCTGCTGACTCGGCAGAGGTGTATTCACGGCCGGACAGCTCTGCAGCCTTGTCAATGACAGGACGGACCTGGTCTGTCTCATACATGTTCTCGACGCCCTGGAGGATCATCGCGAGGCGTTCCATGCCCAGGCCGGTGTCAATGTTCTTGTTCGGCAGTTCGCCCACGATGTCGAAGTCCACCTTGGAACGCACGTTCTCGATCTGGTACTGCATGAACACGAGGTTCCAGATTTCGATGTAGCGCGTTTCGTCGGCGATGGGGCCGCCTTCAATACCGTACTCGGGACCGCGGTCGTAGTAGATCTCCGAGCAGGGGCCTGCGGGACCGGGCTGGCCCGTGTGCCAGTAATTATCCGACTTGCCCATGCGCTGGATGCGTTCTGCCGGAATGCCCGTGTTCTTGAGCCACAGTTCCTTGGCTTCGTCGTCTTCCTCGTAGACCGTCACCCAGAGGCGTTCGGCAGGAAGCCCATAGCCGCCGTCGTCAACGCTCTTGGTGAGCAGCTCGAAAGCGAACTTGATGGCATCTTCCTTGAAGTAGTCCCCGAAGGAGAAGTTGCCGCACATCTGGAAGAACGTGCCGTGCCGTGCCGTCTTGCCGACTTCCTCGATGTCGCCGGTGCGGATACACTTCTGGACGCTCGTGGCGCGTGTGTAGGGAGGCTCTTCGCGGGCCGTCAAGTAAGGAATGAACGGCACCATGCCTGCCACAGTAAAGAGAAGTGACGGGTCGCTGGAAACGAGCGACGCGGAGGGAACGGCGGTGTGGCCCTTGCTGACAAAAAAGTCCACCCAGCGTTTGGTGATCTCCTGCGACTTCATTAGCTGATTACTTACCCTTCTCAATTCACTGCACACGTTGTGCGCGGCACCGGCTGTTGCCGTTCCGCAGCTTTCCATTCTGCCTTGTTGTGGGCTCTGGGGCGAACCGTGTTCGCTAGCGCCGGGCGGGGCTGGTGTTGATATCCACACTCTGAATGCCCAGCGCGGACCTCAAGTCCTCTTCGCGTTCATGCATGCCTGAGCGCACCGCATCCGCGAACTCGAACAAGCCGTCGGCAAGGCGCCCAACTGCACGGTTCAAGCCATCCGGGCCGATAGTGGCCTTGGCCTCGGTGACCTTGCGGAAGGCAATAATGCCAATCGCCACCCCAATGCCCATCCAAACGATTCTTTTCATGTGTTCCTGGTCTCCAATTGGTTCAGCGGCTGCGACGGCCGGAGGAAGGAGCGCGACGGCCCGCGAAGGCCGAACGGACACCATAGCTGAAGGCTGCAACCTTGATCAGCGGCGAACCAACAGTCGCAGCCACCAGCGAGGACAGGGCGGAAATGTTCGCCGATGCGTCGGACACGTTCGATGCGATGCCGTCGACTTTTTTCAGTTGCTGGTTGGTAGTGGAAACCGTTGCGGTTACTTCGTCCATGAGGGGCGTCGCCCCGTCGCTGATGGATCGGATGGTGGTGCGCACTTCGTCAAAGACGCCACCGAGCTTCAGGATAGGCACGGCCAACAGCAGGACCAGCAGTGCGAACACTCCTGCCGCAATCAGGCCGGCGATGTCGCCACCAGACATAAAATTCATCTCCTAGATTGTTGCGCTGCCCGGCACGGCCGGTATCCGGCTTCGACCAAGGCCTCCCCAGTACCCTATCGAAAAAACGTCAGTACCCTACCTACAAAGAAAGCCCGCGGCGTGTGCCACGGGCTTTCTTTGTAATCGCTGCTTGAATTTAGCGGGCGTAGAATTCGACGACGAGCTGCTCTTCGCAGATCACGGGGACCTCGGAGCGCTTCGGGCGGCGAACCAGGCGGGCCTGCAGGGCGTCCAGCTTGACGTCCAGGTATGCCGGCACGTTGTTCAGGGCGTGGGCACCAGCAGCTGCGACCTGGAACGGAGCCATGACCTCGGAGCGGCTGTGAACGTGGATGAGCTGGCCTTCGCCAACGCGGAAGGACGGGCGGTCCACGCGGATGCCGTCAACCATGATGTGGCGGTGCACAACGAGCTGGCGGGCCTGTGCGATGGTGCGGGCGAAGCCTGCACGCAGTACGAGGGCGTCCAACCGCATTTCGAGCAGCTCAACCAGGTTTTCACCGGTGAGGCCCTTGGTGCGGCGTGCTTCTTCGAAGGCACGGGTCATCTGGGCTTCGCGGATGCCGTACTGGGCGCGGAGACGCTGCTTTTCGCGCAGACGTACGGCGTAGTCGGAGTCCTGCTTCTTGCGGGCACGGCCGTGCTCACCGGGGCCGTACGGGCGGCGCTCCATGTACTTGGCGGCCTTGGGGGTCAGAGCAATGCCGAGTGCACGCGAAAGGCGTGCGGTACGGCGAGCACGAGTGTTGTTAGCCACTTGTGTCCTTCCAAATTACTGCGGTGTGTCAGTGTTACTGGCCTCCATCAGGGAGAGCATCGGCCAACCGCTGCCTTTTGCTACTGGCCCGCGGCACAGCTCCATTGAAGGAATCTTCAAAGGGATTGTGCGTCGGGTCATGCCAGACAAGCAACTATCCTACCACGCTACTGTCCCCGGATGATCTTCCGGAGCCGTTCCAGCCTGGCAGCTATATCGCGTTCGGCGCCGTTGTTGGTTGGCTCGTAGTAGTCCTTTCCCACGAGGTCATCCGGCGGGTACTGCTGGGTCGCCACCCCGTGCGGTTCATCATGGGCGTACTTGTAGCTCTTGCCATGTCCCAATTGCTTGGCACCTGGATAGTGCGCGTCCCGCAGATGCATGGGGATGCCGCCGCCGAAACCGGCACGGACGTCGGCAACCGCCTTGTTCAAGCCCATGTACGCCGCATTGGACTTGGGGGCGGTGGCAAGGTGGACAACAGCTTCGGCCAGGACAATCCGGCCTTCCGGCATCCCTATCAACTGGACCGCCTGTGCCGCTGCCACAGCTGTTTGCAAAGCGGTGGGATCGGCCATGCCGATGTCTTCCGCCGCGGAAATGATGATGCGCCGCGCCACGAACCTCGGGTCCTCCCCCGCCTCCAGCATCCGCGCCAGATAGTGAAGGGAGGCATCAACGTCCGAGCCCCTGATGGACTTGATGAACGCACTGGCGACGTCGTAGTGCTGGTCGCCGGCCCGGTCATAACGGACAGCAGCGGCGTCAAGGGCACGCTCGGTGTGCCTCAGTTCCACGAGTACGGGAGCGTCCGGGGCGCCGTCCCCGGCAAGTCCGGGCTCGCCGTCGTCAGTGACGTTGCCCCCGTCGGTGACGTTGGTCCCGTCGGTTTCGCCTTCCCCTTCGACGACGGTTGAAACGGCATTGCTGTCTCCGAACGCTACGCCGGCCGCAGCTTCCAGGGCAGTCAGGGCCCTTCTGGCGTCACCTCCGGAAAGCCGCACCAAGTGATCCAAAGCCCCGGGACTGAGTTCCACACGCCCGGCAAGGCCACGGGCATCAGCAACAGCCCGCTGCAACAGACCGGCAATGTCGTCATCCGTCAGTGGCTTCAGCGTCAGCAGAAGCGAGCGGGACAGCAGCGGTGATACCACCGAGAACGACGGGTTCTCCGTGGTGGCCGCCACCAGGACCACCCACCGGTTTTCAACGCCAGGCAACAGTGCGTCCTGCTGCGCCTTGTTGAACCGGTGGATTTCATCGAGGAACAGGACAGTGGTCTTCTTGTAAAGGTCCCGGGCGGTCAAAGCCTCATCCATTACCCGGCGAACATCCTTCACACCGGCAGTAATGGCAGACAATTCCACGAACTTCCGCCCCGGTCCGCGGGCGATGACATGTGCCAACGTCGTTTTCCCGGTTCCGGGAGGCCCCCACAGAATGACTGAACTGGGCCCTGCCGGGCCGGCAGCTTCTGCGCCCGCGGCGAGCTGGCGAAGCGGGGAACCGTGTCCCAACAGGTGCTGTTGACCCACCACGTCATCCAAGGTCCGGGGGCGCATCCGAACTGCCAGCGGGCTCCGCTGGGACGCCATCCACGCGGCGTCGGAGGCTCCCCCTCCGGCAGGCAGATCCTCCGACTCGTCGTCGTTGTTTGCACCGGCACCAAAGAGATCTTCCACATGGATAGGCTACTCATAGTTCCAACAAAGGAGACATCGACGTGGACCGCCGCGCATCCGCCCCGCAACAACGGCCGCCGAGGGCCTCCAGCCGCACGGCCCTCGTGCCGGCATCACGGCTGGTGGGTTGGGTGGATCGCTTTGCCGGAAACCATGGCCCACTCACTGAAGAGACTGACGACGGCGGCATCCTCCTCCGCGCCGCTGACGGGGCTTCTGCCCTCCTGAAGGCACCCTGGCCGGTCGATGGACGTCCAGGCCGTGGCGCCACTGACATCGAACGGCTTGCCGCTCTTGCAGGCCAGGAACGTGGTCTGGGTATCCTGCTGGTGCGTCGGGGCGGTTTCGCTGTGGCCGTGGCGAGCGGCAGCAAGGTCCTGGCATCCAAAAGCGGTAACCGCTATGTTCAGTCCAGAACGGCTGCAGGTGGCCAATCCCAACAACGTTATGCCCGGCGCCGCTCCAACCAGGCGGACGCCTTGGTGGACTCCGCGGCGGAACAGGCCGCGCGCATTTTCGCCGGCCACCGTGTTGAGTACATTGTTCCCGGCGGGGACAGAGCCTTGGTGGACCTGGTCCTGGCGCAACCCTCCCTGCGGGCCCTGGCCAGCCGAAGCCAACTTGCCTTCCTGGATGTACAGGAACCCAAAACTGCTGCGCTTGCAAAAGCTGCTTCGGATGCTTGTTCCATCCGGATCCTGGTGACTGATCCAGCAACGTGACTACGGCTCAGCAGCCTCCCGGCGCCCGCCTCAAAGGAGCCTGCCGATACAGATAGCTTCCTTGTTCCACGAACCCGGCCCGTGAATACAACGCCTGGGCACCGCGGTTGGATGCGGTGACCAACAGCCAAAAACCTTGGAGATTGCGGGCCGCCCCCTGCTCCAGCAGCGCTGACAGGACCATCGTCGCGTATCCCCGCCTGCGGTGGGTGACCGAGGTCGCCATTGTGTAGAGGCCTCCCCAGCCGTCCACCAGGGCGAGGCGTCCGACGGCGGCCGGCACGCCGTCGTCGTCCCTCACCAGCGCGTACAGAGACTTGCATCCGGTAAGAATGGTGCGGGCAACCTCGAGTTCCACCTCGCCACCGCGACCATCCACGGACCACCACAAGCGAAGCCATTCATCGGTGGGCGTGTCCGAGACCTCTACGCCCTTGGGCCCGGCACTTAAGTTCTCCAAGGCGTCCATGCCCCGGACCATAATCAGGGTTTCGGACTGTCTGGTGAAGCGTTGCCCGTCCAGGACGGCATTAAGGCCTGCACTACGGGAGTCATCGAATATCTGGAAAATGAGCGGGAGACGCCGCTGCCTGTACCAGGCTGATGCCGAACTGACTGACCGCGCTATGTCTTCAGTCCCGCCCAGGCCAGCAGTTCCGGCCGCGCCAGGCAGGCTCCTCGGCCACACGGAGTTCGCCCTCTGCGTGACCCCGGAGGACGCGCGGAGCACCCACTCCCCCGTGTCTTTGCGCTCCACGGCCGGCCACGCCTTATCCATGAGGGTTTCCAAGAATGCTTGTTCCAACATCCCGGCGCCTTTCATCTGAAGGAACACCAAGGGCCCCCCACATGAGTGGGGAGCCCTTGGCTAGCGTCTTATTCGGACTTGGTCTCCGGCTTGGCCGCAGGCTTGGTTTCCGGCTTGAAGTCGACGCCGGCTTCCTTCCGCTGCTGTGCCGTAATCGGGGCAGGAGCGGCAGTCAGCGGGTCAAAGCCGTTGCCGGTCTTCGGGAAGGCGATGACGTCGCGGATGGACTCGACACCAGCGAGCAGAGCCACTACGCGGTCCCAACCCAGTGCGATGCCGCCGTGCGGTGGCGCGCCGTACTTGAAGCCCTCCAACAGGAAGCCGAACTTGGTCTGGGCGTCCTCCTTGTCCAGGCCCATGAGCTGGAAGACGCGTTCCTGGACTTCGCGCTCATGGATACGGATGGAGCCACCACCGATTTCGTTGCCGTTGCACACGATGTCGTAGGCGTAGGACAGAGCCGACTCAGGATCCTTGTCAAAGGTGTCAAGGAACTCCGGCTTGGGAGAGGTGAAGGCATGGTGCACGGCTGTCCACTGCCCGGCACCCACAGCGACGTCACCGGAGGCAACTGCAGCGGCAGCGGGCTCGAACATCGGCGCGTCCACGATCCATACGAAGGCCCAGTCGTTGGGATCGATCAGGCCAGTGCGGTGGCCAATTTCAACACGTGCAGCGCCAAGGAGGGCCCGTGATGCGGACTTCTCGCCGGCGGCGAAGAAGATGCAGTCACCCGGCTTGGCACCAACGGCGTCGGCCAGGCCGGCCCGCTCTTCGTCGGTGAGGTTCTTGGCCACGGGGCCGGCGAGTTCGCCGTCTTCCTTGTAAAGAACGTAGGCCAGTCCCTTTGCGCCACGCTGCTTTGCCCATTCTTGCCAGGCATCCAAGGCACGGCGCGCCTGCGAAGCACCCCCTGGCATGACGACGGCGCCAACATAAGGTGCCTTGAAGACGCCGAAGTTGGTGTCCTTGAAGAACTCCGTCAACTCGGTCAGCTCCAGGCCGAAGCGCAGGTCCGGCTTGTCGGAACCGTACTTTGCCATGGCGTCCAGGTACGTCATGCGCCGGATGGGCGTGGGGACCTCGACGTCGATCAGCTGCCACAGGGCCTTCACAATTGCTTCACCGAGCTCGATGACATCGTCCTGGTCAACGAAGCTGGCCTCGATGTCCAACTGGGTGAATTCGGGCTGGCGGTCCGCGCGGAAGTCTTCGTCACGGTAGCAGCGGGCGATCTGGTAGTACTTTTCGAATCCGCCCACCTGGAGCAGCTGCTTGAAAAGCTGCGGCGACTGCGGCAGCGCGTACCAGGAACCCGGGGCAAGCCGGGCGGGGACGACGAAGTCGCGGGCGCCTTCCGGCGTCGAACGCGTCAACGTGGGTGTTTCAATCTCGACGTAGCCCCGCTGGTGCAGCAACTCGCGGGCAATGCGGTTTGCCTCTGAGCGGAGGCGGAGGTTCCGTGCGGGGCCAGGGCGGCGAAGGTCAAGGTAGCGGTGCTTAAGGCGCGCTTCTTCGCCCACTTCGACGTGCTCGTCGATCTGGAACGGCAGGGGGTCCGAGGTATTCAGGATGATGACCTTGTCCGCAATGACCTCGATCTCGCCGGTAGCCAGCGCAGGGTTTTCATTGCCTTCAGGACGCTTGTTGACGGTACCCGTCACCTGCAGGACGTATTCGTTCCGCAGGCCGTGGAAGACCTCTTCTTCACGGACAACCACCTGGGCGACACCGGAAGCGTCACGAAGGTCAACGAATGCAACGCCACCGTGATCACGGCGGCGGCCCACCCAGCCGGCCAGGGTAACGGTTTGTCCAATGTGCTCGGAGCGAAGTGATCCGAGGTCATGTGTGCGCAGCACAGCATTCCTTTCAGCATGAATTTTCAAGAGATCATTGCAAAGACGATCCCGTCCGAGTTTACCCGCCCCGGCCGCGGCTGAATCACCTGGCCTGGGTCAGGCGGTGATGACACGGACGTGCAGATCTTCCTCCGACGGCGACCAGCTGGCCGGGTCCGCGTCCACCTGCACGCCGGACCGGATGTCCTTGACCTGGTGCTTGCCGTCATCGTCAGTGAACCAAACAAACGGAATTCCGCGACGATCCGCGAACTTGATCTGCTTGCCGAACTTTTCAGCTTTCGCGGCAACTTCAGTAGCAATACCGCGGCCGCGAAGCTGTGCCGCGACGTCCTGTGCCGCGGACCAACTGTCGTCGTTGTTCAAAGCGACCAGGACAGCAGTGGGCACCGCACGGGTAGCCGTTGCAAGCTCCTGGCTCAGGATCCGCGAGACCAGGCGGGTGACGCCGATGGACAGGCCGACGCCCGGGAACTTCCGGTTTCCCTTGCTGGCCAGGGCATCGTACCGGCCGCCCGAGCAAATGGAGCCAAGTTGTTCGTGTCCTACCAGGACGGTTTCGACGACGGTTCCCGTGTAGTAGTCCAGTCCCCGGGCGATACTGAGGTCTGCGACCACCTTGCCGGGTGCGCGCTGGACGGCGGCCTCAATGACCTGCTGGAGTTCGCTCAAGCCTTCCTCGAGAAGGTCATCAGTCACCCCAAGGGCACGTACCTGCTCCACGAACGAGGTGTCCTCGGTGCGGATGGTGGCAAGCTTGAGCGCCAGTGCCGCCTGCTCATCCGAGGCGCCAAGCTCGCTCTTGAGCAGCTCAGCGACTTTGCCTTCGCCAATCTTTTCCAGTTTGTCGATGCTCCGCAGGACTCCGGCCGTATCAGTCAGGCCAATACCGCGGTAGAAGCCCTCAGCCAGCTTGCGGTTGTTGATCCGGAGGCGGAAGTCCGGAATCGGGAGGGCGCTCAGGGCCTCGGCGATGACCAGCGCAATTTCGACGTCGTAGCGGAACGGCAACTCGCCATCGCCCACCACATCAATATCTGCCTGGGTGAATTCGCGGGCACGGCCTTCCTGCGGACGCTCACCACGCCAGACCTTCTGGATCTGGTAGCGGCGGAAGGGGAAGGCCAGATAACCCGCGTTCTCCACGACGTAGCGTGCGAAGGGAACAGTGAGGTCAAAGTGGAGGGCAAGCGCATTCGGATCAGCTTTGTCTGCCTTGTCCGTAGTGGTTGACCGGGAATCTTCTTCGTCGTCCTGAAGGCGGCTCAGGCCATAGACCTCTTTGTCGATCTCGCCTTTCCGCAGCAACTGGCCGACTGTTTCAACGGCACGCGTTTCAATGGAGGAGAAGCCGTGCAGTTCGAACGTTTTCCGGAGTGTGTCCAGCACGTGGAGCTCCACCAACCGCTCCTGGGGAAGCCACTCGGGGAATCCGGACAGGGAGGCGGTACGTGCCATGGTGGATAAATCTCCTCGATGAAAGCTGACTCAGGAATGAGCACCGCAGCTTTAAAGGCCTTTTCGGCGATTATGGGGCGGGCGTCCAGCCGGTCATGCATAAACTATGTGCGGCAGCCAGTTTATGCTTTCCGCGCGTGCACATCTAATGCAGCATGCCCGGTCCCTGCAGGCGGCCGGCGAACGTGGACACAATCAGGAGGACTCTTGGCAACAAGGTCGCGGGATGACCGCGAAGCGAGACGCCGCATCCGGCAGATGGAAGCCAAGCGTGCCCTGCGGCAGGAACAGGGCAAGCGGCGCAAACGCGACAACACTGTTGCCATCGGCGCGGGCGCCGCGGCTGTGATCCTCGCGGTGGTACTGCAACTTACTGTTTTCAGTTCCAACCCCACTGAGGCAGAGTTCGCCGCCGCAGAGGCCGGACTGAACTCCCCGTCGGCCTCTCCTTCGGCCTCCAACAGCGCAGACATACCCAGCCCGGACACCGCAGCCGGTAAGACCTTCACCGGTGAGCTCGCACTGAACAGCGGCGTTGTGGGATTGGAACTGAACGGAACTGCTGCACCCCAGGCGGCGGCCGTCATCAAGTCCCTCACCGATGCCGGCTACTACAACGGCGCCTTCTGCCACCGCCTGACAACGTCCGATACGTTCGGCCTCCTGCAATGCGGAGCCAAGTCCGAAGACGGCTCAGATGATCCCAATTACCGCTGGGGTCCCCTGGAGAACACACCAACGGACAACACATACCCGGCTGGAACAATCGCCGTCGCCCGTTCGGGAAACAACGCCTACGGCAACGGTCATCAGTTCTTCATTGTGTATAAGGACACGACAATTCCTGCGGACGCGGCCGGTGGTTACACAGTGGTCGGCAAAGTCACCAGTGGTTTGGACGTGGTCACGAAAATCGCTGCGGCCGGCCTGAAACCGGGCGAAAACGCGACCGACGGCGCCCCTGTGGCACCTGTCACGATAGACTCGTTTTCTCTGAAGTAACCAGCCTTTGGCCCCGGTCCGGGGTGCAGTACCTTAGCAGTCCCTCCAAGCGAAAGACTTTTAGCGGTGACAGACAGTCAGAAATCCGACGAAACAGCAGTAGTGGCCAACCAAGACGCAGTCGAGGCAAACAGCCCGAACGGCGCTGAAGCTGCACCTGCGACTGAACAAACTCCCGCAGTTGCGGCCGACGAAACACCGGCAGCAACCGAGGCCCCTGCCGCTGAAGAAACGCCTGCGACAGAAGGAACGCCTGCACCAGCGGCTGAGGCGGCACCCGCAGCGGAGGAAGCACCAGCGGCTGAGGCGGCACCCGCAGCGGAGGAAGCCAAGCCTGCCGATTCGCGTCCTACTCCTTCCCCGGCTGCCTTCGCGGCCCGCCCGAAGGCGCCTGCCGCCGTCGTTCCCGCTGCGCCTGCAGTGTCTGCCGCCTCGCTTGCAGAGGCAGCCAAGTGGGGACGCGCCGAAGGTGACGGCCACGTATTCCTCACTTTGGATGGCGAAGAGATTGCCGTTGGCCAGTATCCCGGTGTCAGCCCTGACGAAGCCCTGGGCTACTTCGCCCGGAAGTACGACGACGTCATTGCCCAGATAGTCCTGCTGGAACACCGCGTGGAATCCAAAGCCCCGGCAACGGACATGCAGAAGACGGTGACCCACCTCCGCGAGCAGCTCGCAGAGCGCAACATGGTGGGCGATATCCGTTCGGCCGAAGCACGCCTGGACACGCTGTCCGAACAGATCGCCGAGCTGGAAAAGTCCGAGAAAGCGGCCCATGAAGCCGTCCGCGCCAACGAGCTTGCTGCGCGCGAAGCCATCGTGGCAGAGGCGGAGTCCATCGCTGGCCAGGATCCTGCGCAAATCCAATGGAAGACGTCCAGTGCGCGAATGAACGAACTCTTCGAGACGTGGAAGGCTGCGCAGAAGAGCGGTGTCCGTCTTGGCCGGAGCAATGAAGACGCGCTTTGGAAGCGCTTCCGCTCGGCACGCACTGTATTCGATCGCCATCGCCGCGCGTACTTCTCGCAGCTGGACAGCAACAATTCTGCGGCCAAGGTGGCCAAGGAAGCGTTGATCGCAGAGGCCGAGGCGCTTTCCTCTTCCACTGACTGGGGTTACGCCGCCGGTGAATACCGCAGGCTCATGGATCAGTGGAAGGCCACCCCGCGCGCCAGCCGCAAGGATGACGACGCCCTCTGGGGCCGTTTCCGGGCCGCGCAGGATGTGTTCTTCAGCAACCGGCAGGCTGCGAACGACCAGATCGACCAGGAGTACACCGCCAACCTTGCAGTGAAGGAGCAGCTGGTAGCTGAGGCCCAGGCGCTGCTGCCGATCAACGATCTCAACGCAACCAAGAAGGCCCTGCAGTCCATTCGTGACCGCTGGGAAGATGCCGGCAAGGTCCCGAGGGCGGACATGGGCCGCATCGAGGCCGGCCTTCGCAAGGTGGAGGACGCAGTCCGCG
Coding sequences:
- a CDS encoding DUF6167 family protein → MKRIVWMGIGVAIGIIAFRKVTEAKATIGPDGLNRAVGRLADGLFEFADAVRSGMHEREEDLRSALGIQSVDINTSPARR
- a CDS encoding DUF948 domain-containing protein, whose amino-acid sequence is MSGGDIAGLIAAGVFALLVLLLAVPILKLGGVFDEVRTTIRSISDGATPLMDEVTATVSTTNQQLKKVDGIASNVSDASANISALSSLVAATVGSPLIKVAAFSYGVRSAFAGRRAPSSGRRSR
- the rpsD gene encoding 30S ribosomal protein S4 — translated: MANNTRARRTARLSRALGIALTPKAAKYMERRPYGPGEHGRARKKQDSDYAVRLREKQRLRAQYGIREAQMTRAFEEARRTKGLTGENLVELLEMRLDALVLRAGFARTIAQARQLVVHRHIMVDGIRVDRPSFRVGEGQLIHVHSRSEVMAPFQVAAAGAHALNNVPAYLDVKLDALQARLVRRPKRSEVPVICEEQLVVEFYAR
- a CDS encoding replication-associated recombination protein A translates to MEDLFGAGANNDDESEDLPAGGGASDAAWMASQRSPLAVRMRPRTLDDVVGQQHLLGHGSPLRQLAAGAEAAGPAGPSSVILWGPPGTGKTTLAHVIARGPGRKFVELSAITAGVKDVRRVMDEALTARDLYKKTTVLFLDEIHRFNKAQQDALLPGVENRWVVLVAATTENPSFSVVSPLLSRSLLLTLKPLTDDDIAGLLQRAVADARGLAGRVELSPGALDHLVRLSGGDARRALTALEAAAGVAFGDSNAVSTVVEGEGETDGTNVTDGGNVTDDGEPGLAGDGAPDAPVLVELRHTERALDAAAVRYDRAGDQHYDVASAFIKSIRGSDVDASLHYLARMLEAGEDPRFVARRIIISAAEDIGMADPTALQTAVAAAQAVQLIGMPEGRIVLAEAVVHLATAPKSNAAYMGLNKAVADVRAGFGGGIPMHLRDAHYPGAKQLGHGKSYKYAHDEPHGVATQQYPPDDLVGKDYYEPTNNGAERDIAARLERLRKIIRGQ
- a CDS encoding acVLRF1 family peptidyl-tRNA hydrolase, which translates into the protein MDRRASAPQQRPPRASSRTALVPASRLVGWVDRFAGNHGPLTEETDDGGILLRAADGASALLKAPWPVDGRPGRGATDIERLAALAGQERGLGILLVRRGGFAVAVASGSKVLASKSGNRYVQSRTAAGGQSQQRYARRRSNQADALVDSAAEQAARIFAGHRVEYIVPGGDRALVDLVLAQPSLRALASRSQLAFLDVQEPKTAALAKAASDACSIRILVTDPAT
- a CDS encoding GNAT family N-acetyltransferase; protein product: MLEQAFLETLMDKAWPAVERKDTGEWVLRASSGVTQRANSVWPRSLPGAAGTAGLGGTEDIARSVSSASAWYRQRRLPLIFQIFDDSRSAGLNAVLDGQRFTRQSETLIMVRGMDALENLSAGPKGVEVSDTPTDEWLRLWWSVDGRGGEVELEVARTILTGCKSLYALVRDDDGVPAAVGRLALVDGWGGLYTMATSVTHRRRGYATMVLSALLEQGAARNLQGFWLLVTASNRGAQALYSRAGFVEQGSYLYRQAPLRRAPGGC
- the aspS gene encoding aspartate--tRNA ligase — its product is MLRTHDLGSLRSEHIGQTVTLAGWVGRRRDHGGVAFVDLRDASGVAQVVVREEEVFHGLRNEYVLQVTGTVNKRPEGNENPALATGEIEVIADKVIILNTSDPLPFQIDEHVEVGEEARLKHRYLDLRRPGPARNLRLRSEANRIARELLHQRGYVEIETPTLTRSTPEGARDFVVPARLAPGSWYALPQSPQLFKQLLQVGGFEKYYQIARCYRDEDFRADRQPEFTQLDIEASFVDQDDVIELGEAIVKALWQLIDVEVPTPIRRMTYLDAMAKYGSDKPDLRFGLELTELTEFFKDTNFGVFKAPYVGAVVMPGGASQARRALDAWQEWAKQRGAKGLAYVLYKEDGELAGPVAKNLTDEERAGLADAVGAKPGDCIFFAAGEKSASRALLGAARVEIGHRTGLIDPNDWAFVWIVDAPMFEPAAAAVASGDVAVGAGQWTAVHHAFTSPKPEFLDTFDKDPESALSYAYDIVCNGNEIGGGSIRIHEREVQERVFQLMGLDKEDAQTKFGFLLEGFKYGAPPHGGIALGWDRVVALLAGVESIRDVIAFPKTGNGFDPLTAAPAPITAQQRKEAGVDFKPETKPAAKPETKSE
- the hisS gene encoding histidine--tRNA ligase, coding for MARTASLSGFPEWLPQERLVELHVLDTLRKTFELHGFSSIETRAVETVGQLLRKGEIDKEVYGLSRLQDDEEDSRSTTTDKADKADPNALALHFDLTVPFARYVVENAGYLAFPFRRYQIQKVWRGERPQEGRAREFTQADIDVVGDGELPFRYDVEIALVIAEALSALPIPDFRLRINNRKLAEGFYRGIGLTDTAGVLRSIDKLEKIGEGKVAELLKSELGASDEQAALALKLATIRTEDTSFVEQVRALGVTDDLLEEGLSELQQVIEAAVQRAPGKVVADLSIARGLDYYTGTVVETVLVGHEQLGSICSGGRYDALASKGNRKFPGVGLSIGVTRLVSRILSQELATATRAVPTAVLVALNNDDSWSAAQDVAAQLRGRGIATEVAAKAEKFGKQIKFADRRGIPFVWFTDDDGKHQVKDIRSGVQVDADPASWSPSEEDLHVRVITA
- a CDS encoding peptidylprolyl isomerase; its protein translation is MATRSRDDREARRRIRQMEAKRALRQEQGKRRKRDNTVAIGAGAAAVILAVVLQLTVFSSNPTEAEFAAAEAGLNSPSASPSASNSADIPSPDTAAGKTFTGELALNSGVVGLELNGTAAPQAAAVIKSLTDAGYYNGAFCHRLTTSDTFGLLQCGAKSEDGSDDPNYRWGPLENTPTDNTYPAGTIAVARSGNNAYGNGHQFFIVYKDTTIPADAAGGYTVVGKVTSGLDVVTKIAAAGLKPGENATDGAPVAPVTIDSFSLK
- a CDS encoding DUF349 domain-containing protein, translated to MTDSQKSDETAVVANQDAVEANSPNGAEAAPATEQTPAVAADETPAATEAPAAEETPATEGTPAPAAEAAPAAEEAPAAEAAPAAEEAKPADSRPTPSPAAFAARPKAPAAVVPAAPAVSAASLAEAAKWGRAEGDGHVFLTLDGEEIAVGQYPGVSPDEALGYFARKYDDVIAQIVLLEHRVESKAPATDMQKTVTHLREQLAERNMVGDIRSAEARLDTLSEQIAELEKSEKAAHEAVRANELAAREAIVAEAESIAGQDPAQIQWKTSSARMNELFETWKAAQKSGVRLGRSNEDALWKRFRSARTVFDRHRRAYFSQLDSNNSAAKVAKEALIAEAEALSSSTDWGYAAGEYRRLMDQWKATPRASRKDDDALWGRFRAAQDVFFSNRQAANDQIDQEYTANLAVKEQLVAEAQALLPINDLNATKKALQSIRDRWEDAGKVPRADMGRIEAGLRKVEDAVREAEEEKWRRSNPETKARTNSALSQLESAIAGLKEDLEKAEKAGDQRRIKAAREALEARQAWLDQIQRSASDLA